A region from the Trueperaceae bacterium genome encodes:
- a CDS encoding DNA recombination/repair protein RecA has translation MAVSQIERQFGKGAIMRLGAEPAQVLGAGVISTGSLSVDLALGVGGLP, from the coding sequence ATGGCCGTCTCTCAGATCGAGAGGCAGTTCGGTAAGGGCGCGATCATGCGTCTGGGGGCGGAGCCCGCGCAGGTGCTGGGCGCGGGGGTGATCAGCACCGGCAGCCTGTCGGTGGACCTGGCGTTGGGCGTGGGCGGCCTGCCC
- a CDS encoding alpha-ketoacid dehydrogenase subunit beta, with product MAAEGVATGAATAHLTMVQAINQALDQALAQDERVVVFGEDVGVMGGVFRATDGLQAKHGAERVYDTPLAESGIVGYAVGLALAGMRPVAEVQFAGFLYPALDQVLSHVGRYRHRTRGRYTVPLVVRAAYGGGVHTPEQHADSPEALLAHAPGVKVVVPSSPARAKGLLLAAIDDPDPVFFLEAIKLYRSSREAVPAEPYRLELGRARVAREGDALTLVCWGGMVEVCLQAADVAAREGVELEVVDLETLVPLDEETVLASVRKTGRAVVVHEAARTGGFGAEVAARIAEGALFHLLAPVARVAGWDAPYPPFTSVEHHYRPDAARVLAAVREALLT from the coding sequence GTGGCGGCTGAGGGCGTGGCGACGGGGGCCGCGACCGCCCACCTGACGATGGTCCAGGCCATCAACCAGGCGCTCGACCAGGCCCTGGCCCAGGACGAGCGCGTGGTGGTGTTCGGCGAGGACGTCGGCGTCATGGGCGGCGTGTTCAGGGCCACCGACGGCCTGCAGGCCAAGCACGGCGCGGAGCGCGTGTACGACACGCCCCTGGCCGAGTCCGGCATCGTCGGCTACGCCGTCGGCCTGGCGCTGGCGGGCATGCGTCCCGTGGCCGAGGTGCAGTTCGCCGGCTTCCTCTACCCGGCGCTCGACCAGGTCCTCTCGCACGTCGGCCGCTACCGGCACAGGACGCGGGGGCGCTACACGGTGCCCCTCGTCGTGCGCGCGGCCTACGGCGGCGGCGTGCACACGCCGGAGCAGCACGCCGACTCCCCCGAGGCGCTGCTCGCCCACGCGCCCGGCGTGAAGGTCGTCGTGCCGTCGTCGCCCGCCAGGGCCAAGGGGCTGCTGCTCGCCGCGATCGACGACCCCGACCCCGTGTTCTTCCTCGAGGCGATCAAGCTCTACCGCTCGAGCCGCGAGGCCGTGCCGGCCGAACCGTACCGCCTCGAGCTGGGCAGGGCGCGCGTGGCGCGCGAGGGCGACGCGCTCACTCTCGTGTGCTGGGGCGGCATGGTCGAGGTCTGCCTGCAGGCGGCCGACGTCGCCGCGCGCGAGGGCGTGGAGCTCGAGGTCGTCGACCTCGAGACGCTGGTGCCTCTCGACGAGGAGACCGTGCTGGCCTCGGTGCGCAAGACCGGACGCGCCGTGGTGGTCCACGAGGCCGCCCGCACCGGGGGGTTCGGGGCGGAGGTCGCCGCGCGCATCGCCGAGGGCGCGCTCTTCCACCTGCTGGCGCCGGTGGCGCGCGTGGCCGGCTGGGACGCCCCCTACCCGCCCTTCACCTCGGTGGAGCACCACTACAGGCCCGACGCCGCGCGGGTCCTGGCCGCCGTGCGCGAGGCGCTGCTGACCTAG
- the pdhA gene encoding pyruvate dehydrogenase (acetyl-transferring) E1 component subunit alpha, whose amino-acid sequence MEGTVRYVSEDGRPLAELPFGEAELLRGYRAMRRARLFDERAVTLQRQGRLGVYPLFRGQEAAQVGAALALGPSDWLVPTYRDTAAAITHGLPLATALLYWRAHPAGWSFPEGVRVLPFYVPIATQLPHAVGVAHAGRLRGEPWVVLAFVGDGGTSEGDAHEALNFASVFSAPVVFVVQNNGWAISVPTERQMRNTRIADRAPGYGIAGVRVDGNDLVAVWDVVRQAVDRARAGEGPTLVEAVTYRLAPHTTSDDPSRYRDEAEAGERERAEPVARLRALLEARGAWSEEREEALVEELRAEFDAAVAEADAAPEPTPESIVEQVYAEPGPDQRRAWEALRGG is encoded by the coding sequence ATGGAAGGAACCGTCAGGTACGTCAGCGAGGACGGCCGTCCGCTGGCGGAGCTGCCGTTCGGCGAGGCCGAGCTCCTACGCGGCTACCGCGCGATGCGCCGCGCCCGGCTCTTCGACGAGAGGGCCGTGACCCTGCAGCGCCAGGGGCGGCTGGGCGTCTACCCGCTCTTCCGCGGGCAGGAGGCGGCCCAGGTGGGCGCGGCGCTGGCTCTCGGGCCGAGCGACTGGCTCGTCCCCACCTACCGCGACACCGCCGCGGCCATCACGCACGGCCTCCCGCTCGCCACCGCGCTGCTCTACTGGCGCGCCCACCCGGCGGGCTGGTCGTTCCCCGAGGGCGTGCGCGTCCTGCCCTTCTACGTGCCCATCGCCACGCAGCTCCCGCACGCCGTGGGCGTCGCGCACGCCGGCCGTCTGCGGGGCGAGCCGTGGGTCGTGCTCGCGTTCGTCGGGGACGGCGGCACCTCGGAGGGCGACGCCCACGAGGCGCTGAACTTCGCTTCCGTGTTCTCGGCCCCGGTCGTCTTCGTCGTGCAGAACAACGGCTGGGCGATCAGCGTGCCCACCGAGCGGCAGATGCGCAACACGCGCATCGCCGACCGCGCGCCCGGCTACGGCATCGCCGGCGTTAGGGTCGACGGCAACGACCTCGTGGCCGTGTGGGACGTCGTGCGTCAGGCCGTGGACAGGGCACGCGCCGGCGAGGGGCCCACGCTGGTCGAGGCCGTGACCTACCGCCTCGCGCCGCACACGACCAGCGACGACCCCAGCCGCTACCGCGACGAGGCCGAGGCGGGCGAGCGGGAGCGGGCCGAGCCGGTCGCGCGCCTGCGCGCGCTGCTCGAGGCCCGCGGCGCCTGGTCAGAGGAGCGGGAGGAGGCGCTGGTCGAGGAGCTGAGGGCCGAGTTCGACGCCGCGGTAGCCGAGGCCGACGCGGCGCCGGAGCCGACGCCCGAGTCGATAGTCGAGCAGGTGTACGCCGAGCCGGGACCCGACCAGCGGCGGGCGTGGGAGGCCCTGCGTGGCGGCTGA
- a CDS encoding TetR/AcrR family transcriptional regulator, with the protein MSRPALRAGRREEILQAAGELFGERGYHAIGMRELAQALELKGSSLYAHIASKEDLLWEIVDRAADAFVREADAVPDDLPPDERLRRLIAGHLRVITAELDHAAVFFQDWVHLSDERRELMVARRDAYQERFRRAIADGVREGVFRAADVDLATLVVLSALNFVYQWYDPSGRLAGDELAEGYAELLLGGLLARGGGGAAAAPARAAREGSEP; encoded by the coding sequence ATGAGCAGACCGGCCCTGCGCGCCGGCCGCCGCGAGGAGATCCTGCAGGCGGCGGGCGAGCTCTTCGGCGAGCGCGGCTACCACGCGATCGGCATGCGCGAGCTGGCCCAGGCGCTCGAGCTGAAGGGCAGCAGCCTCTACGCGCACATCGCGTCGAAGGAGGACCTGCTGTGGGAGATCGTCGACCGCGCCGCCGACGCCTTCGTGCGCGAGGCCGACGCGGTCCCCGACGACCTTCCGCCCGACGAGCGCCTGCGGCGGCTGATCGCCGGGCACCTGCGGGTGATCACCGCCGAGCTCGACCACGCCGCGGTCTTCTTCCAGGACTGGGTGCACCTCTCCGACGAGCGCCGCGAGCTCATGGTGGCGCGCCGCGACGCCTACCAGGAGCGCTTCCGCCGCGCGATCGCCGACGGCGTGCGCGAGGGCGTGTTCAGGGCGGCCGACGTCGACCTGGCCACGCTGGTCGTGCTGTCGGCGCTGAACTTCGTCTACCAGTGGTACGACCCGTCCGGCCGGCTCGCGGGGGACGAGCTGGCGGAGGGCTACGCCGAGCTGCTGCTGGGCGGCCTGCTGGCGCGAGGCGGCGGCGGGGCTGCCGCCGCGCCGGCGCGGGCCGCGCGGGAGGGGAGTGAGCCGTGA